In Candidatus Beckwithbacteria bacterium, a single window of DNA contains:
- a CDS encoding phosphoribosylformylglycinamidine synthase subunit PurQ: MSKVKILILSGYGLNCEEETAFGFNQVGGQAEIVHINDLIAKDKKLANYQILVLPGGFSYGDDTASGNAMANRLRNHLWPQLQEFIKQKKLILGICNGFQILVYLGVFGRVALRWNQTGRLVDTWVDLKVGGKTPWLKGIKKLSLPVAHGEGRFYTKIKVKAALKYINNTNPNGAMQDIAGITDESGRILGLMPHPERAQFFTQLPDWPLSKERLLRQGKSLPKFGPGLKIFQNGVNYFR, encoded by the coding sequence ATGTCGAAAGTTAAAATTTTAATTTTATCCGGGTACGGGCTTAACTGTGAAGAGGAGACCGCTTTTGGTTTTAACCAAGTTGGCGGTCAGGCGGAAATTGTTCATATTAATGACTTAATTGCCAAAGATAAAAAATTAGCCAATTATCAAATTTTGGTCTTACCGGGCGGTTTTTCTTACGGCGACGACACCGCTTCCGGCAATGCCATGGCCAATCGGTTGCGTAATCACCTGTGGCCGCAATTACAAGAATTTATTAAACAAAAGAAATTAATTTTAGGGATTTGTAATGGTTTTCAAATTTTGGTTTATCTTGGAGTATTTGGGCGAGTGGCCTTAAGGTGGAATCAGACGGGCAGACTGGTAGATACTTGGGTGGATTTGAAAGTGGGAGGAAAAACTCCGTGGTTAAAAGGAATTAAAAAATTAAGTTTGCCGGTAGCGCACGGTGAAGGCAGGTTTTACACAAAAATTAAAGTAAAAGCAGCCTTAAAATATATTAATAATACCAATCCTAACGGAGCGATGCAGGATATTGCCGGAATAACCGATGAATCAGGGAGGATTTTGGGTTTGATGCCGCATCCGGAAAGGGCGCAATTTTTTACCCAATTGCCGGATTGGCCGCTTTCCAAAGAAAGATTGCTGCGGCAGGGAAAATCATTGCCTAAATTCGGCCCGGGCTTAAAAATCTTCCAAAACGGAGTAAACTATTTTAGATAA
- a CDS encoding formyltransferase family protein, which translates to MKNLAVLISNTGTGTNLKAIIKAIKTKKLKAKIMVVVGDTDKALGLKHAKQHNIPIQIIKVKDNLVEILKNKFSVDYVCLAGWKKIIPNELIKAFPNKIFNIHPGLIPNKLDGQVINPDGTVGLWNRGKLAEKAIENFLNKKATYAGSSVHWLSEQFDFGKVLTRCFEPIKPGDTVQSLYKRLKKKENKIYVESLISICKY; encoded by the coding sequence ATGAAGAATTTAGCGGTTTTAATTTCGAATACCGGCACAGGTACAAACTTAAAGGCAATTATCAAAGCGATAAAAACTAAAAAATTGAAAGCAAAAATTATGGTGGTGGTGGGTGATACGGATAAAGCCTTGGGTTTAAAGCACGCTAAACAACATAATATACCAATTCAAATAATTAAAGTAAAAGATAACTTAGTAGAAATATTAAAAAATAAATTTTCAGTAGATTATGTTTGTTTGGCAGGTTGGAAGAAAATTATCCCGAATGAATTAATTAAGGCTTTTCCTAACAAAATTTTTAATATCCACCCGGGTTTAATCCCAAATAAACTGGATGGTCAAGTAATCAATCCTGACGGGACGGTCGGCTTATGGAACAGGGGAAAATTGGCAGAAAAGGCGATTGAGAATTTTTTAAATAAAAAAGCGACTTATGCCGGATCGTCAGTACATTGGTTGAGTGAGCAGTTTGATTTTGGAAAGGTTTTAACGCGATGTTTTGAACCGATAAAACCTGGCGATACCGTACAATCGCTTTATAAACGATTAAAGAAAAAAGAAAATAAAATTTATGTGGAGTCTTTAATTTCCATATGCAAGTACTAA
- the cysS gene encoding cysteine--tRNA ligase → MLKIYNTLFRKIEEFKPLNPPKVGMYICGPTVYDYAHLGHARTYTNSDVLVRTLRWFGYQVKVVMNITDVGHLTSQADTGEDKVEKKARLENKTAQEIAKYYTDDFWQMCVGLNILKPDIITPATQHIPTMINLIKTLEQKGFVYKTDDGIYFDTSKLADYGRLGRIDIKGLQVGWRVEKRQKKHPTDFALWKFSPSPSADGSGQAQRQMEWESPWGIGFPGWHIECSAMSMKYLGETLDIHTGGVDHIPVHHTNEIAQSEAATGKQFVRYWFHSNFLDIDGAKMSKSLGNFYRVKDLIDKGYEPLALRYLFLTGHYRTKMNFTWKALDGAQEAYKKLKALISEWVDEPKVNFDNKFNNQFKTAIENDLNLPQALAVVWEMVKSPIASGNKLALIQEWDKVLGLNLGQKGIRAKGQKMSEEIKKLINLREKLRQEKKWQEADELRKQNEAQGHQVKDEKIKA, encoded by the coding sequence ATGTTAAAAATCTACAATACATTGTTCCGTAAAATAGAAGAGTTTAAGCCGCTAAATCCACCTAAAGTTGGAATGTATATTTGTGGACCAACAGTATATGACTATGCTCATCTTGGCCATGCCCGGACTTATACTAATTCGGATGTTTTGGTGAGAACATTAAGGTGGTTTGGTTATCAAGTCAAAGTGGTGATGAATATTACTGACGTGGGGCATTTAACCAGCCAGGCAGACACGGGCGAGGACAAGGTAGAAAAAAAGGCGAGGCTGGAAAATAAAACTGCCCAAGAAATTGCTAAATATTACACCGATGATTTTTGGCAGATGTGTGTGGGCTTAAATATTTTAAAGCCGGATATTATTACTCCGGCGACACAACATATTCCGACGATGATTAACCTAATAAAAACTTTGGAGCAAAAAGGCTTTGTTTATAAAACCGATGACGGAATTTATTTTGACACCAGTAAGTTAGCGGATTATGGTCGATTAGGACGGATAGATATTAAAGGGTTACAGGTGGGTTGGCGGGTGGAAAAAAGACAGAAAAAACATCCAACTGATTTTGCTTTGTGGAAATTTTCCCCTTCTCCGTCAGCCGACGGATCAGGGCAAGCCCAGCGTCAAATGGAGTGGGAAAGCCCATGGGGGATTGGCTTCCCGGGGTGGCACATTGAGTGTTCGGCAATGAGCATGAAATATTTAGGAGAGACTTTGGATATTCATACTGGCGGAGTAGACCACATTCCGGTGCACCACACCAACGAGATCGCTCAAAGCGAAGCGGCTACCGGCAAACAATTTGTCCGCTATTGGTTTCATAGTAATTTTTTGGACATTGATGGAGCCAAGATGAGTAAAAGTTTGGGTAACTTTTATCGGGTGAAAGACTTGATAGATAAAGGTTACGAGCCGTTGGCGTTACGGTATTTATTTTTAACCGGTCATTACCGGACAAAAATGAATTTTACCTGGAAGGCGTTGGATGGGGCGCAAGAGGCTTACAAAAAATTAAAAGCATTAATTAGCGAGTGGGTAGATGAGCCGAAAGTTAACTTTGATAATAAATTTAATAATCAATTTAAAACAGCGATTGAAAATGATTTAAATTTACCGCAAGCGCTAGCAGTGGTATGGGAGATGGTAAAAAGTCCTATTGCTAGCGGAAATAAGTTAGCCTTGATCCAAGAATGGGACAAAGTTTTAGGGTTGAATTTAGGGCAAAAGGGCATTAGGGCAAAAGGGCAAAAGATGTCGGAAGAAATTAAAAAATTAATTAATTTAAGAGAAAAATTAAGGCAAGAAAAAAAATGGCAAGAGGCGGATGAGTTAAGAAAACAAAATGAAGCCCAAGGCCATCAAGTTAAAGATGAAAAAATTAAGGCTTGA
- the purF gene encoding amidophosphoribosyltransferase — protein sequence MHEACGIFGIFAPQEDVARLIFYGLIALQHRGQESAGIATADYKTVSCYRGMGLVNQVFKEGMIKKLKGKLGIGHTRYSTEGSSILKNAQPVVLNSQFGDLALAHNGNLVNYKELKKYLLKKGHALNSELDSELILRLIIAMPGKTLREKIIKGIELIKGAFSLVMITKDKLYMIRDQWGIRPLVIGRINGQAWLAASESVAIESIGGRVVREVRPGEMMEISKKGLESFYQVKNQKTGFCIFEYVYFSRPDSTMNGRLVYSARFMAGRILAKEYPVKADFVMSVPDSGTSAALGYGRQSGLPFQEGLIKSRYVGRTFIQPSQRIRDLGVSLKFNPLKEILKGKRVVVVDDSIVRGTTIAQLVSLLKKAGARQVHLRIASPPFKNVCFLGIDVSKYAELIASKHDLKKIKTKLGADSLGYLSLSGLKQAIGKTDCQFCTGCFNSDYPVK from the coding sequence ATGCATGAAGCGTGTGGAATTTTCGGAATTTTTGCTCCCCAAGAAGACGTGGCCAGGCTGATTTTTTATGGACTGATTGCCCTGCAGCATCGGGGTCAGGAATCGGCCGGAATTGCCACAGCGGACTATAAAACAGTTAGCTGTTATCGAGGGATGGGCTTGGTGAATCAGGTGTTTAAAGAAGGTATGATTAAAAAACTTAAGGGAAAGTTAGGAATTGGTCATACCCGTTATTCAACTGAAGGCTCATCGATTTTAAAAAATGCGCAGCCGGTGGTATTAAATTCTCAGTTTGGTGATTTGGCTTTGGCACACAACGGCAATTTGGTCAACTACAAAGAATTAAAAAAATACTTATTAAAAAAAGGCCACGCTTTAAACAGTGAACTGGACTCAGAGTTAATTTTAAGACTTATTATTGCTATGCCGGGAAAAACTCTAAGAGAAAAAATTATTAAAGGAATCGAGTTGATTAAAGGCGCTTTTTCTTTGGTGATGATTACCAAAGATAAACTTTATATGATTCGGGATCAGTGGGGGATTCGGCCGTTAGTCATCGGCAGGATTAACGGTCAAGCTTGGTTGGCGGCTTCAGAATCAGTGGCGATTGAATCCATTGGGGGTCGAGTGGTTAGAGAAGTTCGTCCGGGAGAGATGATGGAAATTTCTAAAAAAGGCCTGGAGAGTTTTTATCAGGTTAAAAATCAAAAAACCGGGTTTTGTATTTTTGAATATGTTTATTTTTCCCGACCCGACAGCACAATGAATGGACGATTGGTATACAGTGCCAGATTTATGGCGGGCAGGATTTTGGCTAAGGAATATCCGGTTAAAGCTGACTTTGTGATGAGTGTTCCGGATTCAGGGACTTCGGCGGCGTTGGGTTATGGTCGGCAAAGCGGTTTGCCGTTTCAGGAAGGTTTGATAAAAAGCCGTTATGTAGGCCGGACGTTTATTCAACCCAGCCAGCGGATTAGGGATTTAGGAGTCAGCTTAAAATTTAATCCTTTAAAAGAAATTTTAAAAGGGAAAAGGGTAGTGGTGGTGGATGATTCGATTGTCCGGGGAACAACAATTGCCCAGTTGGTTAGTCTTTTAAAAAAAGCCGGCGCTCGCCAGGTCCATCTGCGTATTGCCAGCCCACCATTTAAAAATGTTTGTTTTTTGGGGATTGATGTTTCCAAATATGCTGAATTGATTGCCAGTAAGCATGATTTAAAGAAAATTAAAACTAAATTAGGAGCGGATAGTTTGGGTTATCTATCTTTATCCGGCTTAAAACAAGCGATCGGAAAAACTGATTGCCAGTTTTGCACAGGCTGTTTTAATAGTGATTATCCGGTAAAATAG
- the purD gene encoding phosphoribosylamine--glycine ligase, whose product MQVLKILIVGAGGREHALAWKIKQSPLVKKIFIAPGNAGTATLGENVEIKIDDLRGLLKFAIKEKIDLTVVGPEAPLVLGIADLFKKNGLKIFGPTKKAACLEGSKIFAKKLLQRLKIPTAKFKAFNNLIKARNYLKTVSFPIVVKADGLAAGKGVVVAKNYQEAEKALTKRVVIEECLIGQEVSIICLTDGKTILPLLAAQDHKAIGDHDQGPNTGGMGAYAPTPMVSRTLINQINDKILKKVILGMNQISRPYQGVLYAGLMLTKVGPKVLEFNCRFGDPETQPQMVLLKSDLVKLMLGVVAGKLAKEKIEFQKGFAVGVVIASQGYPGEYKTGYPIYGLKKNSAIFQSGTKLVNGQVVTSGGRVVCVIGKAKSLRGALKAAYAQVKKIKFKNRYFRKDIGQKGLIHG is encoded by the coding sequence ATGCAAGTACTAAAAATTTTAATTGTGGGAGCTGGTGGCCGAGAACACGCTTTGGCGTGGAAAATTAAACAATCGCCGTTGGTAAAAAAGATTTTTATTGCGCCGGGAAATGCTGGGACAGCGACTCTCGGAGAAAATGTGGAGATTAAAATTGATGATTTACGGGGTCTACTTAAATTTGCCATAAAAGAAAAAATTGATCTAACGGTGGTGGGTCCGGAAGCGCCACTGGTTTTAGGGATTGCGGATTTATTTAAAAAAAATGGTTTAAAAATATTTGGTCCGACGAAAAAAGCGGCTTGTTTAGAAGGCTCAAAGATTTTTGCCAAAAAACTGCTGCAGCGGTTAAAAATTCCCACCGCTAAATTTAAAGCTTTTAATAATTTAATTAAAGCCAGGAATTATTTAAAAACAGTCAGTTTCCCAATTGTCGTTAAGGCGGATGGGTTGGCGGCCGGTAAGGGAGTAGTGGTGGCGAAAAATTACCAAGAAGCCGAAAAAGCCTTAACTAAAAGAGTGGTAATTGAAGAATGCTTGATCGGTCAGGAAGTGTCTATAATTTGTTTGACAGACGGTAAGACAATTTTGCCGTTGTTAGCGGCACAGGATCATAAAGCCATCGGTGATCATGACCAAGGACCAAATACCGGCGGTATGGGCGCTTATGCGCCAACGCCAATGGTGAGTCGGACTTTAATTAATCAAATTAACGATAAAATTTTAAAAAAGGTGATTTTGGGGATGAATCAAATTAGTCGGCCATACCAGGGAGTTCTATATGCCGGTTTAATGTTAACAAAGGTCGGCCCTAAAGTGCTGGAATTTAACTGTCGCTTCGGCGACCCGGAAACTCAGCCACAGATGGTTTTACTAAAATCTGATTTAGTTAAGTTGATGCTAGGCGTAGTGGCAGGAAAATTAGCAAAAGAAAAAATAGAGTTTCAAAAAGGGTTTGCGGTGGGAGTGGTGATAGCTTCCCAAGGTTATCCCGGCGAGTATAAAACCGGCTATCCGATTTACGGCTTAAAGAAAAATTCAGCGATATTTCAATCCGGCACGAAGTTAGTTAACGGTCAAGTGGTAACCAGTGGGGGAAGAGTAGTATGTGTGATTGGTAAAGCAAAAAGTTTAAGGGGGGCACTCAAAGCTGCCTATGCTCAAGTTAAAAAAATTAAGTTTAAAAATAGATATTTTCGTAAGGATATTGGACAGAAAGGGTTAATCCATGGTTAG
- the purL gene encoding phosphoribosylformylglycinamidine synthase subunit PurL — protein sequence MVRQIFVIDKQNQVLVQVYKIDKNLSAKDCQKVGERLINPVIQEFEVDKLGLLKRSKWWAEISFLPGVTDNVATTSQEIISDLLKIKFTNRERVYTSQLIFNKKKLEEISANPLIQKVTINQRQETPRVKLSGKKTVEKVNLEVSDNQLEILGKQGIKNRGPLALDLNELRTIREYFRQEERLPTDIELEAIAQTWSEHCQHKIFKDLFKKYIKAATDKINKRFCVSVFTDNSGAIELDKDWLVTHKVETHNSPSALDPFGGAITGIVGVNRDTIGFGLGAKPVANIYGFCLAEPDDKRQFYRDQKLTRPLLSARRIFDGVVKGVNSGGNCSGIPTPLGWLYFDDSYRGKPLVFVGTVGVIPKKKGKRWLYQKKAKVDDYIVMVGGRVGLDGIHGATFSSESLNRGSPASAVQIGDPITQKKLSDALVKEARDQNLYNSITDNGAGGLSCSVAEMAKETNGFEVELTKVPVKYSGLAPWQIWISESQERMTLAVPKNKWRKFKKLMEKRGVEATVIGRFTNSSRGIVKYQGKKIMDLDIKWLHDGWPKKQLNPVYVKNKFKEPKLVAKKDLTQTLLKMLRQPNLSSFEFISRQYDHEVQGGSVIKPLQGKGKINAEAVVVRPILSSSKGVVLSAGINPRLSLIDPYQMAGNAIDAAVRNAVSVGANFDKIALLDNFCWCSSDEAQKQGELKRAVEACYDVAVIYQTPFISGKDSMFNDFSGFDKNGQSVKISILPTLLISSIGIIDDITKAVSIDFKFPGDLIYILGETKNELGGSEYFKMRGYVGNNLPKVETDKNKRLYQALATAIHRRLVASSISINRGGLGIALTKSAMASDLGLKIKLTNDGYSLFSESSGGVVVTINPKNKLMFEKIMDGNFYQLVGKVTHQPQILIGDFVKVSVARALQAYKLRFKNF from the coding sequence ATGGTTAGGCAAATTTTTGTGATTGATAAACAAAACCAGGTTTTGGTGCAAGTGTATAAAATTGATAAAAATTTGAGCGCAAAGGATTGCCAGAAAGTCGGGGAAAGATTAATTAATCCGGTGATTCAGGAGTTTGAAGTTGATAAATTGGGGTTGTTAAAAAGATCTAAATGGTGGGCAGAAATTAGTTTTTTGCCGGGCGTGACGGATAATGTGGCCACGACTAGTCAGGAAATTATCAGCGATTTATTAAAAATAAAATTTACCAACAGGGAGAGAGTTTATACCTCTCAACTAATTTTTAATAAAAAGAAGCTTGAGGAAATTTCCGCTAATCCTTTAATCCAAAAAGTAACCATTAATCAGCGGCAAGAAACACCAAGAGTGAAATTATCTGGTAAAAAAACTGTGGAAAAAGTTAATCTGGAGGTTAGTGATAATCAGCTGGAAATTTTAGGGAAACAAGGAATTAAAAATAGGGGACCATTAGCTTTAGATTTGAATGAACTAAGAACTATTAGAGAATATTTTCGGCAAGAAGAACGATTACCAACCGATATTGAGTTGGAAGCGATTGCCCAAACTTGGTCGGAGCACTGCCAGCATAAAATTTTTAAAGATTTATTTAAAAAATATATCAAAGCGGCCACGGACAAAATTAATAAACGTTTTTGCGTCTCTGTTTTTACGGATAACTCTGGAGCAATTGAGCTGGATAAAGATTGGCTGGTGACGCATAAAGTAGAAACTCACAACAGCCCATCGGCATTAGATCCTTTTGGAGGAGCGATTACCGGCATCGTCGGGGTGAATCGGGACACAATTGGCTTTGGTTTAGGGGCAAAACCAGTAGCAAATATATATGGATTTTGTTTAGCTGAGCCAGATGATAAGAGACAATTTTACCGTGATCAAAAATTAACCCGGCCACTTTTGTCAGCGAGGAGGATTTTTGACGGAGTGGTAAAAGGGGTAAATAGTGGCGGCAACTGCTCGGGGATTCCCACGCCATTAGGCTGGTTATATTTTGATGATAGTTACCGGGGGAAACCGTTGGTGTTTGTGGGAACAGTCGGAGTGATACCCAAAAAAAAAGGCAAGAGATGGCTGTATCAAAAAAAAGCGAAAGTGGACGATTACATCGTGATGGTGGGTGGCCGGGTGGGGTTAGACGGAATTCACGGAGCGACTTTTTCTTCTGAGAGTTTGAATCGCGGCAGCCCGGCTTCAGCAGTGCAAATCGGCGATCCGATTACTCAAAAAAAATTAAGCGATGCGTTGGTGAAAGAAGCCCGGGATCAGAATCTATATAACAGTATTACTGACAATGGGGCCGGTGGTTTGTCCTGCAGTGTGGCGGAGATGGCTAAAGAAACTAATGGTTTTGAAGTGGAGTTAACTAAGGTGCCGGTGAAATATTCGGGGTTGGCGCCGTGGCAAATTTGGATTTCCGAATCGCAGGAAAGAATGACTTTGGCCGTTCCCAAAAATAAATGGCGAAAATTTAAAAAATTGATGGAAAAAAGAGGCGTGGAAGCGACAGTGATTGGCAGGTTTACGAATTCCAGTAGAGGGATAGTGAAATATCAAGGTAAAAAAATTATGGATTTAGATATTAAGTGGTTGCATGACGGTTGGCCAAAGAAACAACTTAACCCAGTTTATGTAAAAAATAAATTTAAAGAGCCGAAATTAGTGGCAAAGAAAGATTTAACACAGACACTTTTAAAAATGCTGAGACAGCCTAACTTGAGTAGTTTTGAATTTATCAGCCGGCAGTATGACCATGAAGTGCAAGGCGGTTCGGTGATTAAACCGTTGCAGGGCAAAGGTAAAATTAACGCTGAAGCCGTGGTGGTCAGACCGATTTTAAGTTCGTCAAAAGGAGTAGTGTTGTCAGCGGGAATTAATCCAAGATTAAGTTTAATTGATCCTTACCAAATGGCAGGGAATGCGATTGATGCGGCGGTCAGAAATGCAGTTAGTGTGGGCGCAAATTTTGACAAAATTGCGCTTCTCGATAATTTTTGCTGGTGCAGCAGTGACGAAGCGCAAAAACAGGGAGAGCTAAAGCGGGCAGTGGAGGCTTGTTATGATGTAGCGGTTATTTATCAAACACCCTTTATTTCCGGTAAAGACAGTATGTTTAATGATTTTAGTGGTTTTGATAAAAATGGTCAGTCCGTAAAGATTTCGATATTGCCAACATTGCTCATTTCCAGCATCGGAATAATTGATGATATTACGAAAGCGGTTTCGATTGATTTTAAATTCCCGGGAGATTTAATTTATATTTTAGGGGAAACTAAAAATGAGTTGGGCGGGTCGGAATATTTTAAGATGAGGGGATATGTCGGCAATAATTTGCCTAAAGTGGAGACAGACAAAAATAAGAGGTTGTATCAAGCCTTAGCAACAGCAATTCATAGGAGATTAGTGGCATCGAGTATCAGCATTAACCGCGGCGGATTGGGAATAGCGTTAACCAAAAGCGCGATGGCCAGTGATTTGGGCCTGAAAATTAAGTTAACCAATGACGGTTATAGTTTGTTTTCCGAAAGCAGCGGGGGGGTGGTAGTAACTATTAATCCCAAAAATAAATTAATGTTTGAAAAAATCATGGATGGTAATTTTTATCAGCTAGTTGGGAAAGTGACTCATCAGCCACAAATATTAATCGGTGATTTTGTAAAGGTGTCGGTAGCGAGAGCATTGCAGGCTTATAAATTAAGATTTAAAAATTTCTGA
- the recR gene encoding recombination mediator RecR, protein MKIARAINRMIEALEKLPGIGPKTAQRLTFYLLHNPQAELDKFSQAIYLLKKDTKECPVCFNVGEKDVCEICLDRSRDQTKICVVEQPLDILAIEKGGFYNGLYHVLGGAISPLNNIGPEELRIRELLKRVKDDKITEVILATNPNMEGEATAMYIAKQMSPPKGGQVHYKGLQITRLGRGLPIGADLEYADEQTLSRAFEGRRGM, encoded by the coding sequence ATGAAGATCGCAAGAGCTATAAATAGGATGATTGAAGCTTTGGAGAAACTGCCGGGAATCGGACCAAAAACGGCGCAAAGACTGACTTTTTATTTACTCCATAATCCGCAAGCAGAGCTGGATAAATTCAGTCAGGCAATTTACCTATTAAAAAAGGATACCAAGGAATGTCCGGTGTGTTTTAATGTGGGCGAAAAAGATGTTTGTGAAATTTGTTTGGATCGGAGCCGGGACCAGACAAAGATTTGCGTGGTGGAGCAACCATTGGATATTTTGGCGATTGAAAAAGGCGGTTTTTACAATGGTTTATACCATGTTTTAGGCGGGGCGATTTCCCCCTTAAATAATATCGGGCCGGAAGAGTTGCGCATCCGGGAACTGTTGAAAAGAGTGAAAGATGATAAAATAACGGAAGTTATCCTGGCGACTAACCCAAATATGGAAGGGGAAGCGACCGCCATGTATATAGCCAAACAAATGTCCCCGCCAAAGGGCGGGCAGGTACATTATAAAGGTTTACAAATTACCAGATTGGGCCGGGGATTGCCGATCGGGGCAGATTTAGAATACGCAGACGAGCAGACTTTAAGTCGGGCGTTTGAAGGCCGAAGAGGGATGTAA
- a CDS encoding bifunctional 5,10-methylenetetrahydrofolate dehydrogenase/5,10-methenyltetrahydrofolate cyclohydrolase, with translation MTLIIDGKQMALKKEQELKVKLKGRKAVLVSLVAKEDVKGLLYTKLKREAAGRIGLVFQQEIFSLADSRGAIELMREIRKEPLAGLIVQKPGQELGRKYFKTKEDFKAWWLAMTDLIPEGVDVDALKPQTLGKIVIGKSKYYPATVMAVWQVLLMAFKEKELMGKTVVILGSSEILGKPLALLLRDKGMAVILLGSGCCQADRLMKEADVVIGAAGYPKIITEEKVKPGAVVIDAAGGDVDFTNVKKKASLITPPTGGIGPLTVVNLLANLVENLQ, from the coding sequence ATGACATTGATTATTGATGGAAAACAAATGGCTCTAAAAAAAGAGCAGGAGTTAAAAGTGAAGTTAAAGGGGAGAAAAGCAGTTTTAGTGAGCCTGGTGGCTAAAGAAGACGTTAAGGGGCTTTTATACACCAAACTTAAACGGGAAGCGGCGGGGAGAATCGGTTTGGTTTTTCAGCAAGAAATATTTTCGTTAGCCGATAGTCGAGGAGCAATAGAATTAATGCGGGAAATCAGGAAAGAGCCGTTAGCTGGTTTAATTGTGCAAAAACCCGGTCAAGAGCTAGGAAGAAAGTATTTTAAGACAAAAGAAGATTTTAAAGCGTGGTGGTTAGCGATGACGGATTTGATCCCAGAAGGAGTAGATGTTGATGCTTTAAAGCCTCAGACTTTAGGAAAAATTGTTATCGGTAAATCTAAATATTATCCGGCGACAGTGATGGCAGTTTGGCAGGTTTTATTAATGGCTTTTAAGGAAAAGGAGTTAATGGGGAAAACAGTTGTGATTTTGGGATCGTCAGAAATTTTAGGTAAGCCTTTGGCGCTTTTATTACGGGATAAAGGGATGGCGGTGATTCTATTGGGATCCGGTTGTTGTCAGGCCGATCGATTAATGAAAGAAGCAGATGTGGTAATTGGGGCGGCCGGATACCCTAAAATTATCACTGAAGAAAAAGTTAAACCAGGAGCGGTAGTAATTGATGCCGCCGGTGGTGATGTGGATTTTACCAACGTAAAAAAGAAAGCCAGCCTAATTACTCCACCAACCGGCGGGATTGGGCCATTAACAGTAGTTAATTTATTGGCAAATTTGGTAGAAAATTTACAATGA